The sequence tagcaactggtgcgaaaacttcatcaaagtctatgcctgattcttgaacgtatcccttagctacaagtcttgcttatatttgttgacagaccatcagcattccgttttattttgaagatccacttaagaccaatcacttttaccccacctggcttatcaactagaaaccaagtcttgtttctgttgattgagataatttcttctctacatgcttgtgtccatttagtcgagacttttgcttcctgaaaattccttggttcatcattaacagaaagtagcattatctcacattcttctgcagcttgaagaacataatcctccagatactgtggcttttgtatctgtcttgttgattttcgtagTGGAacgggttgagttatttcatcgttctcttcttcttcattattctcttcttcttcttgattaacatcattgtttccattggtattgatgattatgggtccttcgccttcatcaattacttgaccccatctcatgtgaaacattcctggatccctacttggtcaaTCATTAgattctttccagttccagtttgctttttcatcgaataccacatctcgactcactatcactcttttcgttgttggattgaataatctgtaggctttggatccaggctcaattcctagattcacaagagtatgagatcgatcatccagtttcttaagagttgcagaatcaacttttgcgtatgctttgcaaccaaacactcttagatGATCTAGATTTGGTTTCTTCTTGTGTAAGCTTTCATAGGGAGTCATATTATtaagagctttcgtaggtatcctgtttattagatttgtggagtgtcgtacagcttctccccatagataattaggtacctgcatggCTTTTAATGAACTTctcgtcatctccattagagttcgGTTTATTCTCTCTACCACTCCATTCTgctgtggtgtatatggtgctgtgagtttccttttgattccatttaacTCACAATATTTGTTGAACTCTACTGATGTGAATTCTCCTCCCTTGTTTGTTCTAAGTATCTTTACCTCCTTATTGAACTCTTTTTCAATCATAGTCTTAAGTACTTTGAATCTGTcgaatgcttcactcttttctttcatcaaGATGGAACACATGTATCTAGAGAAATCATCTatgataacaaatatgtatttgttattcgTAAGTGTTTGTGGTGTGATAGGACCACATAagtcagcatgaagaagctctaatggatttgaggctctgaatgttgttgcttttggaaaaccttgacgcgtttgtttcccaactaaacatgattcacagatccttgattcatcgtttatctgtggtagccctcgaaccatcttgttatgAGACAtttcctttaaagttctaaagcttatgtgtcctaaccttgcgtgccacttccatgtctgatcttccagtctcatattcagacacaatggccttccaatcatgagacttatcttgtagagtctattctgtgagcgtgagactctaactaaaagtcttccacttgggtcatgaactgttagataatcttgtcgcattctaacatcacatccaacttctgtagcttgtcctaaacttagaatgttactttgtaagtttgggatgaagtagatgtttgtgacaagcttctgttctccggtcttgctatgaaatagaattgatcctttcccttcaacttttacagaagatccatccccaaacttcacttgtcctttgattttctcattgagttcagaaaagtagtgtctcttaccagtcatgtgattgctggctccattatctaaataccagattccttgcttcccttgtttcattcttgtttgcttcttccatcttttgtattctttcaggacatacataggagaagtgtcctggtttatcacatctgtaacaaataatgtttgatctatccttcttttctttcccttgattttgatcattctgacttgttgttctatcttgtgagttaaaccttcctccccttcctcggcctctgtttactctaccacctcttccacgacctcttcctcttgtcgcagagttttgttggtaagagtttgtgtacaagagttttccttgagtttctccattgttttcttcatcaaggattctctcttcatacgctttcaatcttccaattatatcttcatacctagtcttctttaaatctaagactttttcgagagaagctatgatatgaatatacttggatcttggtaaactattgagaaacttctttaccagtttatcttcatcaatggattgtccaagtgacgcagcttttgaggctatctctgatagctttcctgcaaagctatcaatagtattagtgtctttcatcttcactctttcagattcagacattaaggtttgcagaagggcttctttaactcgatcatctccgagattacgtgcctttattgcatcccaaattttatttgaagtttcatgttcaccaacttgtagaacaagacattctggtattgcttgaaagagtaatccaatggcaacattgtttttgtcttggtccaatgtaccaggatcaattgtttcccaaaatttgtagattttcatcagtaccttcattctcatggcccatactgtgtagtttgtggcgttgaggattggaacttgtattgatggtgacGTGAActtttttgcacccacaatggtggtttcgttttccatggctcagaaacaagctctgataccaattaatggcaactgcaagatgaaacttagcttatataaagacaactctctttattgatgcttagaaaatctctcaaaactaaacacaaaatctaatcttgctcatatgatcaaccacaactttggtgatcatatatatatagaactatgaattccttttcctagtcctattaccttattacatgtctttccttttcttataactagatgacttctaattcccttaggattacatcaattttttaatcttgtcctaaccagcttgttagtgacttctatgttgaagtttaaccaacaattATTTGGGTAACATGGAATGAAAGGAACACACGAGCCTTACAAACAAGACAAGTACAGTGGAGGTTGTTCAGCAAAAATTAAGTACCAGCTTTTCAAATGGTGTTTAGTTTTCAAGAATCTTGAATCTCCTAGCTTTGCTGAAGTTATGACACACTGGCGTAGGATGTATTTTGATTATCTCCGAACTTAGAAGTTGATTCTGTAACTTCTTTAGttccttttttctctttttgttgtaACTCTTGTGTAGTTGGAGGAAATCCCACACTACACCCTAATGATAAACTATGAAGTAATCTAAGAAACCATGATGAAATATTCAAGATCTTTTATTAAAAACTTAGAACAAATACAAAGGAGATATGATGGAACCTAACTTGGGAAACAAATAACTCTCTCTCCTAAAATTCTATCCTTAGCTCgccaaaaagatctccccctctaCAATGGTGGTTGGTTCCttttataggagtttacatagtggaggacagctaataaagcccctattttcggatctgatgTGCGTCAAAGTCGCTGGGACATTTTTACTTCACACTTTTATTGTGACTTAGTGACATCATCAAATTCGTCATCCTGGATATATAACGTGCGTTCATGTTCGCATAATCACTTAACATATTAATTCACGTAACTAATGAGTGTGTGGTATTTTGCATCCatattttgcctcttctcttatcgttcttttaaAGAGGGGGCGATAAGAGGAACTTTAGTAAGTTATTTTGCCGCACCAACTCACTTTTTCATATTCCTTTTGACTGAAAATATTCCGAGATCTCGGCATGACTATTCCCACGTGTTGTCTTCACCACTCATCATTCGACACGTCCCTGTAGAATCTGACGACTGTCTCTTCCTATCTATCTTACCATTAATGTGTCCGTAAAAACAGATATCTCGAGAAAAGGAGATATGATCCTTTATATTAATTCGCGTAACTAGTGAGTGTGCGGTATTTTGCACCCACATCTTGAGGGTGGTGCAAGCCCCTTGTACCCTCTTCTTTTTGATCaatctattttttcttctttgctgataaaaaaaacaaaaaactaaggGGTGTTCCCTTTATACAGTAAGATAAATAGCCTCATTTAATAGTTCgttttttttacttttaaccGCACTTTGCCGAATATGTTTGGTGATAAACCAACCATGTCAAAATTCTAGATTGCCAGCCGTTGCAAAGTACGGACCTTAGAAGCCGCAAAGTAAGGCCATATAGCCTAGGTGAAATTTGTGAAATGGATGATctcattattatttttgttttagcccACGTATAATTTgcatgtgtatattgagttacttgtgaaattataaatattttcgaCAAAATAGTTTTTCCAAATTTTTCCTTTCCGATTCATTAGAAAGTCTTATTGTATAATCAACTTATTTGTATAATCAACTTAGAGCAGTGCTGTCCCGCGCACCTGCGCGGGCAGCTTAATAAGCAAGCAGCATACAGTCCGTTGGATGAAGATCTCTAACGTTCaaatttatttgcttttatttctattAGTAAACTATTGCCGGCAAAGCTATGGTATTCAACGTAGGCcctttttgttattttcatttcTTTCCATGTCCTTTCACAAACTAAGAAAAACACTTCACTAGAAATTTTTTCCTCACGGTCGATTTCGTTGAAGCTGCTCTAGTGTCGCTTGATGATGATTCAGGTTTCAGTTCATCTTCTTTTCAAATATCCTTTCCGAACTTGTTTGTACTTGTTGTCTTAGAAGTGAATCGAGAGAAGCGAAAGGATGAATAGGAGATGGGATGTGATGATATCGATTGCATGACCAGTTAGAATCAAAGAGATTCAATAGTTGCTCCTAATCCATGGCAGCATCTAAGAAAATGAATGATCGGGTGCTACTTAAATTGGCTACTAATAATTTACTTGATTTTATCATTTTGAGGTTCCATGAAAGAAAAACTTTTCTAGTCAaaacaatttcattttttttttttttttttgatcgaaagaGAAATTTTATTTAGAGAAGAAGAATGTACATGTAAATCTACCAGAGGTAGAACAGAAAAGGACAAATAAGCAAATTACAAGAAGATAGAGTTCCAATTTTGAATCTGTGAAGACACAAAATCTTGTGTACCTGTTGCTGTTGCCCAAACTAAAATAGAGGATTTGACAGACAAAACCAGatcatcatctgttttgtaaaTATATTGTTCCTCAAAACGTCTGCAATTCCTTTCATTCCAAATTGTATTAACAACCGCTGCTGGTATTAGATCCCAAATATAATTCCCTGTACGGGAAAAATGATTATGGTGCCAACTTTCTGCCAAAATTCTCATGGAACCCGGTAAAACCCAACTCCAACCTGTATTAAGCAGAATGATCGACCAAATCTTATAAGCAATCTTACAATGTAAGAATAAATGATCCTGAGATTCTACACCAATTCCACACAGAACACAAGAATTATGAAGATCCATAGCTTTGTGTTGCAAGATATCAATTGTATTCAGTTTACCGTGAATCAAACACCACATTAAGATATTAATCTTTGGTGGTATTGCCGTCTTCGAAATGAACGAATAAGGAAAGTGATTAACTCCATCTTCTGCCACTAATTTAGCATATAGTGATTTCACAGTAAAAACTCCCGTGTGGTTAAGTTTCCATCTGCGAGTATCCTTCAGATCATCTTGAGTAGGTGGATTGTCCCCTATAATGGTAAGTAGTGTAGCGAATTCCACCACCTCTGTATTTGAAAGAACACGCCTAAAATCAAACTTCCAACCACCTTATAAAGATATCATTGCAGCAACTGTTATATGTTTATCCCGGGAAAGCTTATAGAGATTAGGATGTGCTTTTGCTAATGACAAATCTCCACACCAAATGTCATTCCAAAAAGAAATTAAACTACCTGAATGTAAGTATAAGGTAGAATTGGAACTCACAAGATTAGCAGTTTCCGCAATGGCTCGCCAACAAGAGGTACCATATGTTGTAGCAATGTTACCGGGATTCCAATAAGAAAACTCTGAGCCATATTTCTCCTCTATTATCTTGTACCATAGCTTTCTCTTTTCGACACCAAACCTCCAACACCATTTTGCAAGCAAAGATAAATTCATTAATCTCAGGTTATACACACTTAGGCCGCCTTTTTCTTTAGTAGCGCAGACTAAATTCCAGTTAACCAAATGAGAAGTCTTTACTCCATCTTTATATTCCCATAAGAAATTTGCATCTTCTTTTCGAGGATTTTAATAACAGAAATTGGTGCTTTGAACAACGAAAAATAATATGTTGGAAGAGATGACAAGATGCATTTGATAAGAACGAGCTTACCTCCCTTTGATAAAGAAATACGTCTCCAGACGGATAATCTGGCGTCGAATTTCTCTATAATTGGGTCCCAAATTCTCTTCGAACTGGACTTAGCACCTAACGGCATTCCCAAATACTGGAAAGGTAAACAGTCTATTGCACAACCGAATTCCTCAGCCCACAAGGCTAAGTTTGGGACTTCTCCAACAGAAATAAGCCTTGTCTTGGTAGTGTTTACCTTTAAACCTGCAATGTACTCAAAACACTGTAAAGCTGAAAACAGATTATGTAATTGCTCCTTGTTATTTTCAACAAAGAAAATCGTATCATCTGCATAATGAAGGTGATTCACTATGGTACTTGTAGGTGTGACTGAGAAAACGCTGAAAAGATCCTGATTCGCAACTCTATCTATATATCTGGAAACACCCTCCATCGCAATGTTGAACAAAAGAGGAGAAACGGGGCAACCCTGTCGAACTCCCCTTGTACTTGTGAAGCAACCAAAAGAAGATCCATTAATTAAAACTGAAAATGATGAAGTAGCATAACAAAACCTCAACCAGTTGCGCCATTTTGAGGTAAACCCCATTTGAATAAGCACAGATTCAAGATAATTCCAATTTATTCTATCAAACGCCTTCTCCAGATCAATTTTGCATAAAATTCCAGCATTTCCAGACCTTAGTCTAGAATCTACCAACTCGTTGGCTATTAGGGTACCATCGATAATTTGTCTGCCTTCGATATACGCGCATTGCACCGGGGATATGAGTTTATCCATGACAAGTTTAAGTCTCGTGGATAACACCTTGGCAATGATCTTGTAAACACTAGTAAGGAGACATATAGGTCTACAATCCTTGATTGTTTCGATGTGATCCTTTTTCGGTATAAGAGTAATAAAAGTAgaattatgcttagaattaatattACCTGTGGTACAAAATTTATTCACCGTAGCCATAAAATATCCTTTGATGAAATGCCAGCACTTCTGAAAGAAAATAATTGGAAATCCATCTGGACCCAAAGCTTTGTCATTTCCTAAGTCCCTGATGGCACGTACGACCTCATCTTCACTAAAATCAGAATATAAGATAATAGCTTCTGTAGCAGTGATGGAATCAAAATCAATCCCTTTTAAATCAGGCCTAATAATTTCTTCTTCAGTGAAAAGTGTCTTGTAAAAACCCACAATATGTTCTTGTAACCTCTTCCTATCAGACACAAGTTCATTGCCGACGTATAATTGCCTTATTCTATTGTATCTACGTCTCGCAGAGGCATTGCTGATGAAGAATGAAGTGTTTCGGTCTCCCTCTTGTAGCCATTtggttttttatttaattttccaTGACGTCTCCTCCATTTTAGAAATCTTTTCGAATTCCACTTTATTTTGTAGATGCACATTTCGCTCTTCTTCTGTGAGAACATTATCTTCTCCTAGCAAATCTAGAGTTTGAAAATCCGAGAGAATGATATTGAGCTTTGTGGTTGTGTGTCCAAAAACTTCTTTGTTCCAGACTTTTAGCTTTTCCTTAAGTGCCTTTAACTTCAACCAAAGCACTGTACTAggtgtacctgcaaaacaaaaagaaagccaCCAATCTTCCAGTAATTGTAAGAAACCATTCTCCATGAACCACATAGCGTCAAACCTAAAAGGACTAGGTCCCCAGGAAGGGTCAGAAATGTATAGAAGGAGTGGAATGTGATCGGATGTAGGTATGGCTTTAGCTAACTGGGTAACGAAAGGGTAATGTTGTTCAAAAGATGGGGAAATGAGAAACCTGTCTAACCTGCATAACCGGATTTGATTGTCCATTCGACCAAGTGTATCTTGCACCCTTCAGAGGCAAATCAATGAGATCGTTCTCAACTATAAATGTGTTGAACTTTCTCATACTTCTTGTAATCCTCTTACAATTCTTTTTTTCACCACACTTCACAATTGTGTTGAAGTCACCCCCAATACACCATGGAATATTAATCCAATATCTACAAACGTTATCGAGTTCTATCCAAAATTCAGTCCTTTCCACTGAATGGTTTGGTCCATAAACGTTTGTAAGCACCCACTGGAAGTTATCATTCTTATTTTTACATAAAATTGAAAGCGTGTAGTCACCGACAAGTGAGTCACTTACTTCCAAAAAATCTCTATCCCAGAGAATTAACATGCCACCGGAATTTCCTACCGATTGTTGTAGAGTCCAACCTACATTCTTAGAACCACATATTTGCTTAATATCCCAAGAGGAACATTGCATCATCTTTGTCTCTTGAAGAATAATGATAGGAGCTCTAATCATCTGTAGGAATTTATGAACCACCGTTCTTCTTCTATTGGAGTTCAATCCCCTTACATTCCAAGTAAGAATTTTAAGATTCATTTAAAACAAACTTTTCCCCTTGAATTTACTGACCTCTTTGTTCTGGATGTTGGTGAAGAAATCACCTCAATGGACATCCCCAGTCTTCTTAGCTCATTACTCAACTTTCTTGGTATAACCGGAACTAAGTGATCATTAGAACTCGTATCATCCGAGAGGTTTGCTGCTAAAGAATTACCATATGAAACATTATCATCTACCAAGTTTGGTGCTACTAGCTCATAGCCCGGTGGGTATTCCAGTGAAGTACTATCAGTGTCATATGCGAATTCTTTTGCTGCATGCTCAAAGCCTGGTGGAATTTCTTCTGTTGTTTTTTTGCTGGCGTCTTTCAAAGATAGAAAAGAATATTCCAAACCcaataagggtaaagatattttTCGTTCTTCATGCACAGGTACAATATCAACATTCTCTATACTGATAAAGTTTTGAACAACATAATCCTTATGTATTTGTTTCTTTATTGGTAATGTTGGAATTGGTTTGAGGACAGGACCTGAATTTGATACCTTAGAGATGAGGTATTTCCTTGTGTGATTTTCCATTGATGGTAATCCAATACCCAGTGTAACACCCAGTGCAAAGAGACGTTTAACTTCTTTTATTATACAAATTGGAATTGAAATCTGAGTCCTTGTATGATGTGGTGATGCAATCTGTGGCTGCAGTAAGTTGTTGCTGCTTCCGTAAACTTTCGTAACTTCTTTTAGGTGTTTGAATGAAGTTGGTAGATGAAGAGatgtttgtttagggttttgataggTGAAAGCTAtaggtttagggttttgaaagttGACAGATGTTGGTTTAGGGTATTGTAGGTGAATGGATGTAGGTTTCGGGTATTGAAGAAGGCCATGGATGATTGTTTTGAGGTTGAAGGCTACAGGTTCAACAGATTCTACTACTTCAGGTATCATAATATCTGTTTGATATGCATGGATCGAATTATCTGTTGCATGAACTGCATTGATTTTGAAATCAGTCGGACAATCTTCTACTGCAATTATTTATGGGACTGTGAGTTTGAAGGATGCCGTATGACTCACCACATCAatgtccatatcatcatccacatCAGTTGCCACTGCAGATACATTGGATGATAGCTTCGCATATTGGACTTTTTTCCATACCTGGACTACAGACTTTCATGTGGCTTTTCTcgatctttttttcctttttttcctgaTTTTTTTAACCACCGTAGAATTACTAACATCTTTAACTTCCGTGATATTAGCACCAGAATCCCTTGACTGAGAATATTCCCTGGATGCATCCGCTATTATATTGGCATTCTGGTGAGTCTTCCTTTTTTTGGTATTAATGATATCCCGCAAATCATGTGTAACTGATATGCAGGGATATTGACCTCTCAACGGTGTGATTATGAAACTACAGTCAGCGTGAGAAGACTTTCCAGTTATTGGAATATGTGCAGTAAACATTTGATTACCACAAAAGATCTTGATTACTCGTAGGATTGCATTAATACCATTCATATTTCTGATCTTCATTCGCATGGATTGAAGGTTGGAAAGCTTAAGGGTATGTTTGTAGATCAAAAGTAACTCACCACAGATTTCACCAATAGCATGAATGAGTTTCAAAGACCAATAATGAAACGGAATTCCCACAATTTCAATGTTAAAAAAATAATGATGTTCTGCCACACTACCCCAAATCTTGTGA is a genomic window of Papaver somniferum cultivar HN1 unplaced genomic scaffold, ASM357369v1 unplaced-scaffold_136, whole genome shotgun sequence containing:
- the LOC113334324 gene encoding uncharacterized protein LOC113334324, translating into MIPEVVESVEPVAFNLKTIIHGLLQYPKPTSIHLQYPKPTSVNFQNPKPIAFTYQNPKQTSLHLPTSFKHLKEVTKVYGSSNNLLQPQIASPHHTRTQISIPICIIKEVKRLFALGVTLGIGLPSMENHTRKYLISKVSNSGPVLKPIPTLPIKKQIHKDYVVQNFISIENVDIVPVHEERKISLPLLGLEYSFLSLKDASKKTTEEIPPGFEHAAKEFAYDTDSTSLEYPPGYELVAPNLVDDNVSYGNSLAANLSDDTSSNDHLVPVIPRKLSNELRRLGMSIEVISSPTSRTKRGLNSNRRRTVVHKFLQMIRAPIIILQETKMMQCSSWDIKQICGSKNVGWTLQQSVGNSGGMLILWDRDFLEVSDSLVGDYTLSILCKNKNDNFQWVLTNVYGPNHSVERTEFWIELDNVCRYWINIPWCIGGDFNTIVKCGEKKNCKRITRSMRKFNTFIVENDLIDLPLKGARYTWSNGQSNPVMQLAKAIPTSDHIPLLLYISDPSWGPSPFRFDAMWFMENGTPSTVLWLKLKALKEKLKVWNKEVFGHTTTKLNIILSDFQTLDLLGEDNVLTEEERNVHLQNKVEFEKISKMEETKRLQEHIVGFYKTLFTEEEIIRPDLKGIDFDSITATEAIILYSDFSEDEVVRAIRDLGNDKALGPDGFPIIFFQKCWHFIKGYFMATVNKFCTTGNINSKHNSTFITLIPKKDHIETIKDCRPICLLTSVYKIIAKVLSTRLKLVMDKLISPVQCAYIEGRQIIDGTLIANELVDSRLRSGNAGILCKIDLEKAFDRINWNYLESVLIQMGFTSKWRNWLRFCYATSSFSVLINGSSFGCFTSTRGVRQGCPVSPLLFNIAMEGVSRYIDRVANQDLFSVFSVTPTSTIVNHLHYADDTIFFVENNKEQLHNLFSALQCFEYIAGLKVNTTKTRLISVGEVPNLALWAEEFGCAIDCLPFQYLGMPLGAKSSSKRIWDPIIEKFDARLSVWRRISLSKGVCATKEKGGLSVYNLRLMNLSLLAKWCWRFGVEKRKLWYKIIEEKYGSEFSYWNPGNIATTYGTSCWRAIAETANLVSSNSTLYLHSGGWKFDFRRVLSNTEVVEFATLLTIIGDNPPTQDDLKDTRRWKLNHTGVFTVKSLYAKLVAEDGVNHFPYSFISKTAIPPKINILMWCLIHGKLNTIDILQHKAMDLHNSCVLCGIGVESQDHLFLHCKIAYKIWSIILLNTGWSWVLPGSMRILAESWHHNHFSRTGNYIWDLIPAAVVNTIWNERNCRRFEEQYIYKTDDDLVLSVKSSILVWATAT